A stretch of the Mycobacterium shigaense genome encodes the following:
- the miaB gene encoding tRNA (N6-isopentenyl adenosine(37)-C2)-methylthiotransferase MiaB, translated as MTSTVAPDAGPAAVPGPGSVRTYQVRTYGCQMNVHDSERLAGLLEAAGYTRAPDGSDFGDADVVVFNTCAVRENADNKLYGNLSHLAPRKRDDPDMQIAVGGCLAQKDREALLRKAPWVDVVFGTHNIGSLPTLLDRARHNKVAQVEIAEALQEFPSSLPSARESAYAAWVSVSVGCNNSCTFCIVPSLRGKEVDRSPSDILAEVRSLVDDGVLEVTLLGQNVNAYGVSFADPALPRDRGAFAKLLRSCGEIDSLERVRFTSPHPAEFTDDVIEAMAQTPNVCPALHMPLQSGSDRMLRAMRRSYRAERYLGIIDRVRAAMPHAAITTDLIVGFPGETEEDFAQTLDVVRQARFAAAFTFQYSKRPGTPAAELDGQLPKAVVQERYLRLLELQEQISLDGNRALIGQTVELLVATGEGRKDARTARMSGRARDGRLVHFAADTPVRPGDIITTAVTGAAPHHLLADAGVLTHRRTRAGDAHAAGQRPRGVGLGMPGIGPAAEPAESLGCAR; from the coding sequence GTGACTTCGACAGTGGCGCCAGACGCCGGACCTGCGGCTGTGCCCGGTCCGGGATCGGTGCGCACCTATCAGGTCCGCACCTATGGCTGCCAGATGAACGTCCACGACTCCGAGCGGTTGGCCGGCCTGCTCGAGGCGGCCGGTTACACGCGCGCGCCCGACGGCTCGGATTTTGGAGACGCCGACGTCGTGGTCTTCAACACCTGCGCTGTCCGGGAAAACGCCGACAACAAGCTGTACGGCAACCTCAGCCACCTGGCTCCGCGCAAGCGGGACGATCCCGACATGCAGATCGCGGTCGGCGGCTGCCTGGCCCAAAAGGACCGGGAAGCCTTGCTGCGCAAGGCCCCGTGGGTCGACGTCGTCTTCGGTACGCACAACATCGGCTCGCTGCCCACGCTGCTCGACCGCGCCCGGCACAACAAGGTTGCCCAGGTCGAAATCGCCGAGGCGCTGCAGGAGTTCCCGTCGTCGCTGCCCAGCGCCCGCGAATCCGCCTATGCCGCATGGGTTTCGGTCTCCGTTGGCTGCAACAACAGCTGCACCTTCTGCATCGTGCCGTCGCTGCGCGGAAAGGAGGTCGATCGCAGCCCGTCCGACATCCTGGCCGAAGTCCGGTCTCTGGTCGACGACGGCGTGCTCGAGGTGACGCTGCTCGGCCAGAACGTCAACGCCTACGGCGTCTCGTTCGCCGATCCCGCGCTGCCCCGGGATCGCGGCGCCTTCGCCAAGCTGCTGCGGTCCTGCGGCGAAATCGACTCACTCGAGCGGGTGCGGTTCACCTCGCCGCACCCGGCCGAGTTCACCGACGACGTCATCGAGGCGATGGCGCAGACGCCGAATGTCTGCCCGGCCCTGCACATGCCGCTGCAGTCCGGTTCCGACCGGATGCTGCGGGCGATGCGGCGGTCCTATCGCGCCGAACGCTACCTGGGCATCATCGACCGGGTCCGGGCGGCGATGCCGCACGCGGCGATCACCACTGACCTCATCGTCGGCTTCCCCGGCGAGACCGAAGAGGATTTCGCGCAGACCCTCGACGTGGTCCGCCAGGCCCGGTTCGCCGCCGCATTCACCTTCCAGTACTCCAAGCGTCCCGGCACCCCGGCCGCAGAGCTCGACGGGCAGCTGCCGAAAGCCGTTGTACAGGAACGCTATCTGCGCCTGCTGGAGCTGCAGGAGCAGATCTCGCTGGACGGAAACCGCGCGCTGATCGGGCAGACCGTCGAGCTGCTGGTCGCTACCGGCGAGGGACGCAAGGACGCGCGCACCGCGCGCATGAGCGGGCGCGCCCGCGACGGCCGGCTGGTGCACTTCGCCGCCGACACGCCCGTGCGGCCCGGTGACATCATCACCACCGCGGTCACCGGGGCCGCGCCGCATCATCTGCTCGCCGACGCCGGAGTCCTGACCCACCGCCGCACCCGCGCCGGCGACGCGCACGCCGCCGGGCAGCGACCGCGCGGCGTCGGGCTGGGCATGCCCGGCATCGGGCCCGCCGCCGAACCCGCCGAATCCCTGGGATGTGCCCGATGA
- a CDS encoding limonene-1,2-epoxide hydrolase family protein encodes MTELTGATVGNTRVVEGFLNALQDGDYDAADAALDDDLVYENVGLPTIRGRARAIKLFRQMEGRAAFEVKIHRIAADGAAVLTERSDALIFGPLRLQFWVCGVFEVHNGRITLWRDYFDFYDMLKATARGLVALVLPSLKPSF; translated from the coding sequence ATGACCGAACTGACTGGGGCCACCGTGGGGAACACGCGCGTCGTCGAGGGTTTCCTGAACGCCCTGCAGGACGGCGACTACGACGCCGCGGACGCCGCACTGGACGACGACCTCGTCTACGAGAACGTCGGGCTGCCGACGATTCGTGGCCGCGCCCGCGCCATCAAGCTGTTCCGTCAGATGGAGGGCCGCGCCGCATTCGAGGTGAAGATCCACCGCATCGCCGCCGACGGCGCCGCGGTACTCACCGAGCGCAGCGATGCGCTGATCTTCGGCCCGCTGCGGCTGCAGTTTTGGGTCTGCGGCGTCTTCGAAGTGCACAACGGTCGAATCACGTTGTGGCGCGACTATTTCGACTTCTACGACATGCTCAAGGCGACCGCCCGTGGGCTGGTGGCGCTGGTGCTGCCGTCGCTGAAGCCGTCGTTCTGA
- a CDS encoding DUF349 domain-containing protein has translation MTANEPGHDDPAGSSQDPISRPVPRPGPRPGPRPQGPGARPGAQPVPAAPRSNPHQFGRVDPDGTVWLISSAGERVVGSWQAGDTEAAFAHFGRRFDDLSTEVTLMEERLASGSGDARKIRAQASALAETLPTALVLGDIDALAARLTSLVDQAGAAVAADRSRRDEQRAAQTARKEALAAEAEELAANATQWKTAGDRLREILDEWKTISGLDRKVDDALWKRYSAARESFNRRRGSHFAELDRERSTVKQSKERLCERAEELSNSTDWAATSAEFRRLLTEWKGAGRTSREIDDALWRRFKAAQDTFFTARNAVTAEKDAEFAANATAKEALLAEAEKIDTSNHEAARAALRSIADKWDAIGKVPRERSAELERRLRAVEKRVRDAGEANWADPEAQARAEQFATRAEHFEQQARKAAAAGRTKEAEEAQANAQQWRQWADAAAQALKR, from the coding sequence ATGACAGCCAACGAACCTGGCCACGACGACCCGGCCGGGTCGTCACAGGATCCGATTTCCAGGCCGGTCCCACGCCCGGGACCCCGCCCCGGTCCCCGGCCGCAGGGCCCGGGCGCGCGACCCGGTGCTCAACCCGTGCCGGCAGCACCGCGCAGCAATCCCCACCAGTTCGGTCGTGTCGACCCCGACGGCACGGTGTGGCTGATCAGCTCGGCCGGCGAACGCGTCGTCGGCTCGTGGCAGGCCGGCGACACCGAAGCCGCATTCGCTCACTTCGGCAGGCGGTTCGACGACCTGAGCACCGAAGTCACGCTGATGGAGGAGCGCCTAGCCTCGGGAAGCGGTGACGCCCGCAAGATCAGGGCCCAAGCGTCGGCGCTGGCCGAAACGTTGCCGACGGCGTTGGTGCTGGGCGACATCGACGCGCTCGCGGCCCGGTTGACGAGCCTGGTCGACCAGGCCGGTGCCGCGGTGGCCGCGGACCGCTCCCGTCGCGACGAGCAGCGGGCCGCGCAGACCGCGCGCAAGGAGGCGCTGGCCGCCGAGGCCGAGGAGCTGGCCGCGAACGCCACGCAGTGGAAGACGGCCGGCGATCGGCTGCGCGAGATTCTCGACGAGTGGAAGACCATCTCCGGTCTGGATCGCAAGGTCGACGACGCGCTGTGGAAGCGCTATTCGGCGGCCCGGGAATCGTTCAACCGGCGGCGCGGATCGCACTTCGCCGAGCTGGACCGCGAGCGTTCCACGGTCAAGCAGTCCAAGGAACGGCTGTGCGAGCGCGCCGAGGAATTGTCCAACTCGACCGACTGGGCCGCGACCAGCGCCGAATTCCGCAGGCTGCTGACCGAGTGGAAGGGTGCCGGACGCACGTCCCGCGAGATCGACGACGCCCTGTGGCGACGGTTCAAGGCCGCTCAGGACACGTTTTTCACCGCCCGCAACGCGGTGACCGCCGAGAAGGACGCCGAGTTTGCGGCCAACGCCACCGCCAAGGAGGCGCTGCTGGCCGAGGCCGAGAAGATCGACACCAGCAATCACGAGGCCGCCCGGGCGGCGCTGCGCTCGATCGCCGACAAGTGGGATGCGATCGGCAAGGTGCCCCGGGAGCGGTCGGCGGAGCTGGAGCGGCGGCTGCGGGCCGTCGAGAAGCGGGTGCGCGACGCCGGCGAGGCCAATTGGGCGGATCCCGAGGCGCAGGCGCGGGCCGAACAGTTCGCGACCCGTGCCGAGCACTTCGAGCAGCAGGCCCGCAAGGCGGCCGCGGCCGGCCGGACCAAGGAGGCCGAAGAGGCACAGGCCAATGCCCAGCAATGGCGGCAGTGGGCGGACGCCGCCGCTCAGGCGCTGAAGCGCTAG
- a CDS encoding DUF3046 domain-containing protein: MRLTEFNERVVLRFGAAYGASVLVDHVLSGFGGRTAAEAIEAGVEPRDVWRALCADFDVPRDQW, encoded by the coding sequence GTGCGGCTGACGGAGTTCAACGAGCGGGTGGTGTTGCGCTTCGGCGCGGCTTACGGCGCATCGGTGTTGGTCGATCACGTGCTCAGCGGCTTCGGCGGCCGGACCGCGGCCGAGGCGATCGAGGCGGGCGTCGAACCCCGCGACGTCTGGCGGGCGTTGTGCGCCGACTTCGACGTGCCCCGCGACCAATGGTGA
- a CDS encoding (2Fe-2S)-binding protein, protein MEISGELAEISSYKGFFALTVNGCGATGWHPVRQDYADGFADLIDATARRYHTTDLRIGASLVHLGHASRLWSPVLACALAHGVVPDLRDLQRADDGAQLRMPEPVAAPDAEVSARSLYRIVVHQHMRPFADGLRVKLAPALLAGNIASALVGASRALLAARPDLRARIVEMTDSLLETGVLAGSGVLTDSHLGFARESCCLFYRLPGRSVCGDCVFRRAPRSSRR, encoded by the coding sequence ATGGAAATTTCCGGCGAACTAGCCGAAATCTCTTCCTACAAAGGCTTTTTCGCGTTGACCGTGAACGGTTGCGGCGCGACGGGGTGGCACCCGGTCCGCCAGGACTACGCCGACGGCTTCGCCGATCTGATCGACGCCACCGCCAGGCGCTATCACACGACGGACCTGCGGATCGGCGCCTCGCTGGTTCATCTCGGCCATGCCAGCCGGCTCTGGTCGCCGGTGCTGGCGTGCGCCCTGGCCCACGGCGTCGTCCCCGACCTGCGCGACCTGCAACGCGCCGACGACGGGGCCCAGCTGCGCATGCCCGAACCCGTCGCAGCGCCCGATGCCGAGGTCTCGGCGAGGTCGTTGTACCGGATCGTGGTGCACCAACACATGCGGCCGTTCGCCGACGGGCTGCGGGTCAAGCTGGCGCCGGCCCTGCTGGCGGGCAACATCGCCTCCGCGCTCGTCGGCGCGTCGCGAGCGCTGCTGGCGGCGCGGCCCGACCTGCGCGCCCGCATCGTCGAGATGACCGACTCCCTGCTGGAGACCGGCGTGCTGGCCGGGTCCGGCGTGCTGACCGACTCACACCTGGGCTTCGCGCGCGAGAGCTGCTGCCTGTTCTATCGCCTGCCCGGGCGATCCGTCTGCGGCGACTGCGTGTTCCGCCGGGCGCCGCGGTCGAGCCGGCGGTGA
- the recA gene encoding recombinase RecA, whose translation MAQAPDREKALELAMSQIEKSYGKGSVMRLGDETRQPISIIPTGSIALDVALGIGGLPRGRVVEIYGPESSGKTTVALHAVANAQAAGGVAAFIDAEHALDPDYAKKLGVDTDSLLVSQPDTGEQALEIADMLIRSGALDILVIDSVAALVPRAELEGEMGDSHVGLQARLMSQALRKMTGALNNSGTTAIFINQLREKIGVMFGSPETTTGGKALKFYASVRMDVRRIETLKDGTDAVGNRTRVKVVKNKVAPPFKQAEFDILYGRGISREGSLIDMGVDQGFIRKAGSWFTYEGEQLGQGKENVRNFLVENADIANEIEKKIKEKLGIGAVVTDDLSDDGVLPAPVDF comes from the coding sequence ATGGCGCAAGCCCCCGACCGTGAGAAGGCCCTCGAACTGGCGATGTCCCAGATCGAGAAGAGTTACGGCAAAGGCTCGGTGATGCGTCTCGGCGACGAGACGCGGCAGCCGATCTCGATCATCCCGACTGGATCCATCGCACTGGACGTGGCCCTGGGCATCGGCGGCCTGCCTCGCGGCCGGGTCGTGGAGATCTACGGTCCGGAGTCCTCGGGTAAGACCACCGTCGCCCTGCACGCGGTGGCCAATGCCCAGGCGGCCGGCGGCGTCGCGGCCTTCATCGACGCCGAGCACGCCCTGGATCCCGATTACGCCAAGAAGCTCGGCGTCGACACCGATTCCCTGCTGGTCAGCCAGCCCGACACCGGTGAGCAGGCCCTCGAGATCGCCGACATGCTGATCCGCTCCGGCGCCCTGGACATCCTGGTCATCGACTCGGTGGCCGCACTGGTGCCGCGCGCGGAGCTCGAGGGCGAGATGGGGGACAGCCACGTCGGGCTGCAGGCCCGGCTGATGAGCCAGGCGCTGCGGAAAATGACCGGCGCGCTGAACAACTCGGGAACCACGGCGATCTTCATCAACCAGCTCCGGGAAAAGATCGGCGTGATGTTCGGCAGTCCCGAAACCACCACGGGTGGCAAGGCTTTGAAGTTCTACGCGTCGGTGCGCATGGATGTGCGCCGGATTGAGACGCTCAAGGACGGCACCGACGCGGTCGGCAACCGCACCCGGGTCAAGGTCGTCAAGAACAAGGTGGCGCCGCCGTTCAAGCAGGCCGAGTTCGACATCCTCTACGGCCGCGGCATCAGCCGGGAGGGCTCGTTGATCGACATGGGGGTGGATCAGGGCTTCATCCGTAAGGCCGGCTCCTGGTTCACCTACGAGGGCGAACAGCTCGGCCAGGGTAAGGAGAACGTCCGAAACTTCTTGGTGGAGAACGCCGACATCGCCAACGAGATCGAGAAGAAGATCAAGGAAAAGCTCGGCATTGGGGCCGTGGTGACCGATGACTTGTCCGATGACGGCGTCCTGCCAGCCCCCGTCGACTTCTGA
- the pspM gene encoding phage shock envelope stress response protein PspM has product MAVNVSQREPWRTLLHRGLEAAADASDLVGRKIRAAADPRARLLRRRRRALRWGLLSAAVCVFWAAVTALLAAWGWFALLLEITGAIAVVMAIPATLLLFRYRSLRAEPLPPQRPANGRRLPPPGSAARPAMYALGASERGFFSLLGVIERGAMLPPAEIGDLTAAAQRTSAAMAANAAEVVSMERAAHAAESSRAYLVPTINALTSQLSAGVRQYNEMVTAAAQLVSSANGNGDAGLVAAHQRYRAELVQATDRLIGWAQAFDELGGLPRG; this is encoded by the coding sequence ATGGCGGTGAACGTGAGTCAGCGCGAGCCGTGGCGCACGCTGCTGCATCGGGGCCTAGAGGCCGCCGCCGACGCCTCGGACCTGGTTGGCCGCAAGATTCGTGCCGCCGCTGATCCGCGCGCGCGGCTGCTGCGCCGGCGTCGGCGCGCGCTGCGCTGGGGCTTGTTGTCGGCCGCGGTGTGTGTGTTCTGGGCGGCGGTCACCGCGTTGCTGGCGGCCTGGGGCTGGTTCGCGTTGCTGCTGGAGATCACCGGCGCGATCGCGGTCGTGATGGCCATCCCGGCGACGCTGCTGCTGTTTCGCTATCGGTCGCTGCGAGCCGAGCCGCTGCCACCGCAGCGACCGGCCAACGGCCGCCGGCTGCCGCCGCCCGGTTCGGCCGCGCGTCCGGCGATGTATGCCCTGGGCGCCTCCGAGCGGGGCTTCTTCTCGCTGCTCGGCGTCATCGAGCGCGGGGCCATGCTGCCGCCGGCCGAGATCGGCGATCTGACCGCCGCGGCGCAGCGGACTTCGGCGGCGATGGCCGCCAACGCCGCCGAGGTGGTGTCGATGGAGCGCGCGGCGCACGCCGCGGAGTCCTCGCGCGCGTACCTGGTCCCCACGATCAACGCGCTCACCTCGCAGCTGAGTGCCGGCGTCCGGCAGTACAACGAAATGGTCACTGCCGCAGCGCAATTGGTTTCCTCGGCGAACGGCAACGGCGATGCGGGGCTGGTGGCCGCGCATCAGCGCTATCGCGCCGAGCTGGTGCAGGCCACCGATCGGCTGATCGGCTGGGCGCAGGCGTTCGACGAACTCGGCGGGTTGCCGCGCGGTTAG
- a CDS encoding glycosyltransferase — MRVAVIAGPDPGHSFPAIALCQRFRTAGDAPTLFTGTEWLDTARAAGIDAVELDGLAATDEDRDAGARIHRRAARMAVLNVPALRDLAPELVVSDVITAGGGMAAELLGIPWIELTPSPLYLPSKGLPPIGSGLAPGTGIGGRLRDAAMRAMTARSWRAGLRQRSDARVAIGLPARDPGPLRRLIATLPALEVPRPDWPAEAVVVGPLHFEPTNRVLDIPAGSGPVVVIAPSTALIGTQDLAEVALRCLTPGETLPAGARVVVSRLGGAELSVPPWAVVGLGRQDDLLAHADVAICGGGHGMVAKSLLAGVPLVVVPGGGDQWEIANRVARQGSGRLIRPLTADALVAAVNDVLSTPGYGLAARAAAAGSVGVADPVWVCHEALALAG; from the coding sequence ATGCGCGTCGCGGTGATCGCCGGGCCGGATCCCGGGCACTCGTTTCCCGCGATCGCGCTGTGCCAACGCTTTCGGACTGCCGGCGACGCGCCGACCCTGTTCACCGGCACCGAATGGCTCGACACGGCCCGGGCTGCCGGCATCGATGCCGTGGAACTCGACGGGCTGGCCGCCACCGACGAGGACCGCGACGCCGGGGCCCGGATTCACCGCCGGGCCGCGCGGATGGCCGTGCTCAACGTGCCGGCGCTGCGCGACCTCGCGCCCGAGTTGGTGGTCTCCGACGTCATCACCGCGGGCGGCGGTATGGCCGCCGAGCTGCTGGGGATCCCATGGATCGAGCTGACCCCGTCTCCGCTGTACCTGCCGTCCAAGGGGCTGCCGCCGATCGGCAGCGGCCTGGCGCCGGGCACCGGAATCGGCGGTCGGCTGCGCGATGCCGCGATGCGGGCGATGACCGCCCGCTCCTGGCGCGCCGGGCTGCGCCAGCGATCCGACGCCCGCGTGGCGATCGGGCTGCCGGCCCGCGACCCCGGCCCGTTGCGGCGGCTGATCGCCACGCTGCCCGCGCTGGAGGTCCCGCGCCCGGACTGGCCGGCCGAGGCCGTCGTGGTGGGCCCGCTGCATTTCGAGCCGACGAATCGGGTGCTGGACATTCCCGCCGGCTCCGGGCCGGTCGTGGTGATCGCGCCCTCGACCGCGCTGATCGGGACGCAGGATCTCGCCGAGGTCGCGCTGCGGTGCCTGACGCCGGGGGAGACGTTGCCCGCGGGGGCGCGGGTGGTGGTGTCGCGCCTGGGCGGGGCGGAGCTGAGCGTACCGCCCTGGGCGGTGGTCGGGCTGGGTCGCCAGGACGACCTGTTGGCGCACGCCGACGTGGCGATCTGCGGCGGCGGCCACGGCATGGTGGCCAAGTCGCTGCTGGCCGGGGTGCCGTTGGTCGTGGTTCCCGGTGGCGGCGACCAGTGGGAGATCGCCAATCGGGTGGCGCGCCAGGGCAGCGGGCGGTTGATCCGCCCGTTGACCGCCGACGCGTTGGTGGCCGCGGTCAACGACGTGCTGTCGACGCCCGGCTACGGGCTGGCGGCGCGGGCGGCCGCCGCCGGCAGCGTCGGCGTCGCCGACCCGGTGTGGGTGTGCCATGAAGCGCTCGCCCTGGCGGGCTAG
- a CDS encoding Rv2732c family membrane protein, which translates to MCPMKKERNEIDALRAEIEAAERRVAREIDPGIRGFVVAILVFVLIGSFVLPHTGSVRGWDVLFSSHGAGAAALALPSRVFAWLALVFGVGFSMLALTTRRWSLAWIALAGSALASVTGLLAVWSRQTVAVGHPGPGVGLIVAWIAVILLTFHWARVVWSRTLVQLAAEEERRRVAMQQQHRTLLDTLGADGSDGTEAQPPADQPDGR; encoded by the coding sequence ATGTGCCCGATGAAGAAGGAACGCAACGAAATCGACGCGCTGCGCGCTGAGATCGAAGCCGCCGAACGCCGTGTCGCACGCGAAATCGATCCCGGCATCCGGGGATTCGTCGTTGCGATCCTGGTCTTCGTGCTGATCGGATCGTTCGTTCTGCCCCACACCGGTAGCGTGCGTGGCTGGGACGTGCTGTTCAGCAGCCACGGCGCCGGCGCCGCCGCGCTGGCCCTGCCGTCCCGCGTCTTCGCGTGGTTGGCGCTGGTGTTCGGCGTGGGTTTCTCGATGCTGGCCTTGACGACGCGACGCTGGTCGCTGGCGTGGATCGCGCTGGCGGGTTCGGCGCTGGCGAGCGTGACGGGCCTGCTGGCCGTGTGGTCACGCCAGACCGTGGCCGTCGGTCATCCCGGTCCCGGGGTGGGGTTGATCGTGGCGTGGATCGCGGTGATCCTGTTGACCTTTCACTGGGCCCGCGTCGTGTGGTCGCGCACCCTCGTGCAACTGGCGGCCGAGGAGGAGCGGCGCCGCGTCGCCATGCAGCAGCAGCACCGGACTTTGCTGGACACCCTGGGCGCCGACGGCAGCGACGGCACGGAAGCCCAGCCGCCGGCCGATCAACCCGACGGCCGCTAG
- the recX gene encoding recombination regulator RecX → MTASCQPPSTSEPSREEQARALCLRLLTARSRTRAELQGQLTRRGYPDDVSAAVLDRLAAVGLVDDADFAEQWVRSRRVKAGKSRRVLAAELRTKGVDHEVISTALAGIDPGAERDRAEELVRSKLRRETLSDDDTRISRRLVGMLARRGYSQNLACEVVFAELSAERERRRV, encoded by the coding sequence ATGACGGCGTCCTGCCAGCCCCCGTCGACTTCTGAGCCCTCCCGCGAAGAGCAGGCGCGGGCACTGTGCCTGCGCCTGCTCACCGCGAGGTCGCGCACCCGGGCCGAATTGCAGGGCCAGCTGACCAGACGCGGATATCCCGACGATGTCAGCGCCGCGGTACTCGACCGGCTGGCCGCCGTCGGGCTGGTAGATGACGCCGACTTCGCCGAGCAGTGGGTGCGATCCCGACGGGTCAAGGCGGGAAAAAGCCGGCGCGTGTTGGCCGCCGAGCTGCGCACCAAGGGCGTCGACCACGAGGTGATCAGCACCGCGCTGGCCGGGATCGATCCCGGCGCCGAGCGGGACCGGGCCGAGGAGCTGGTGCGGTCCAAGCTGAGGCGCGAGACCCTGAGCGACGATGACACGCGGATCAGCCGCCGGCTGGTCGGAATGCTGGCCCGCCGCGGCTACAGCCAGAACCTGGCATGCGAGGTCGTCTTCGCCGAACTGAGCGCCGAACGCGAACGCAGGCGCGTCTAG